In the Ranitomeya imitator isolate aRanImi1 chromosome 2, aRanImi1.pri, whole genome shotgun sequence genome, ccattaaagtcaatgggtccgtgtaaaacacgtaccgcacacagacattgtccgtgtgcactccgtgtgccgtgcaggagacagcgctacattaagcgctgtcccccccactggtgctgaagccgcgattcatatcttccctgcagcagcgtttgctgcagggaagatatgaataatagtgtttaaactaaagatccatctgccaccctgtgtgccccccccccccccccccgctgttctgaaaatactcacctggctccctcgccggcgctgcttcctctcctggccgcatcttctcctgtatgcagtcacgtggggccgccgattacagtaatgaatatgcggctccacctcccatagggaggcaatagatctttattttaaacactattattcatatcttccctgcagcaaacgctgctgcagggaagatatgaatcgcagcttcagcaccagatgctggtacaagtggtacccagcacggtgcgtgtggtacccagtgggcacacgggcggcacacgtgtgccgcacgtgtgccacactgatgtaccacagaaacgtaggggcacacggacacggataattccggtaccgattttttccggtaccggaattatctggacgtgtgggactgcccttagccagtaggtagaaaaatatttaaaattgagagtcctcagtggttgataccttttaatggctaactgaaaagatggtaacaaattgcaagctttcgagactacacaggtctcttcatcaggcaaagactaaaacaaattctgaagaatcacttatttatgcacaacatagcacagaaaaaaaaaaaaaagggaaaaaccatggataaggcagaccatggataagacaggtgacatgaagcagaattaccatgagtgataaacagttatgtccataaatattgggccagttcttagataagggttgttttattggggtctggttctgttctgatgacccctcatagtctgaggggcaagttccttagttgatgtaaaaagacatacagtaaatccgtgcgacacattcattcctgcattaagactgtcaaaggtcttcatcagtttatattcccagactcttctgtctctctgagatttgaagctaccttttaacacaagtaatttcatgtccataatgttatgatttgggagacaaaaatgtattgccacaggtagatccattattttttctcttattgtgtggcggtgagaattcattcttgttctaagcttttgccctgtctcccccacatacagatccccagttggacatttagcacaaataattaggtacaccacattagaagtgacgcagctgaaagtacctgggatcttgtagtcctgatgtgaatttgggatctttatcttgtccgtggtcattataaatggacaggttttacattttttctggttgcaaggaaaggtacctgcagctgttggaggggacagggagctcttgacaatgatgctttttagatttgggggctgcctaaaacacagtagtggggggtctggaaaaaaggattgtaagcgggcatctttttgtagtaaaggttgtaatttccgtgcagctccctttagcacctccagatttggattgtaggtaactactagaggtacccggttattttcttctttagctttgtaatgtagcaggtgattccttgatattatggtggctcttgtgatctggttttcaattgttcttggatggtagccctgattcaaaaaggtctttatgaggcgaccaaggtgttcatccctatccattgggttggaacatatacgattgtatctgatggcttggctgtagacaatagagtttttttatgttttttgtatgGAAACTGTCACAttttcttttcatggccaagcttgaaagcgactttttgtcctcatgtcccatcaggcctctggcgtactaccgctacattgatgacattgtaatcatctggacggagtctgagccacagctaaagacgttccatgaacagtttaatcaatttcatcctaccatcaacttgacactcaactattcctgcactgaaattaactttttggacaccatcattaagctgcagaacaataaaatagagacattcctgtatcagaagccaatcgaccgcccaacatacgttaaatgggacagtttccatccaaaacacataaaaaaactctattgtctacagccaagccatcagatgcaatcgtatatgttccaacccaagggatattgatgaacaccttggtcgcctcagaaagacctttttgaatcagggctaccacccaagaacaattgaaaaccagattacaagagccaccagaatatcaaggaatcacctgctacgttacaaagctaaagaagaaaataaccgggtacctctagtagttacctacaatccaaatctggaggtgctaaggggagctgcacggaaattacaatctttactacaaaaagatgcccgcttacaatccatttttccagaccccccactactgttataggcagcccccaaatctaagaagcatcaataTCAAGAGCTCCCTGTtccctccaacagctgcaggtacctttccttgcaatcagaaaaaatgtaaaacctatatttataatgaccacggacaagataaagatcccaaattcacatcaggactacaagataccaggtactttcagctgcatcacttctaatgtggtctacctaattatttgtactaaatgtccaactgggggtctgtatgtgggggagacagggcaaaaactgaggacaaggatgaattctcaccgccatacaataagagaaaaaagaatggatctacctgtggcaatacatttttgtctcccaaatcataacattatggatatgaaattacttgtgttaaaaggtagcttcaaatctcagagagacagaagagtctgggaatataaactgatgacgacctttgagagtctcactgcaggaatgaatgtgtcgcacggatttatgtctttttacatcaactaaggaacttgcccctcagactacgaggggtcatcacaacagaaccagaccccaataaaacaatccttatctaagaactggcccaatatttatggacataactgtttatcacccatggtaattctgcttcatgtcacctgtcttatccatggtttttcccctttttttctgtgctatgttgtgcataaatatgtaattcttcagaatttgttttagtctttgactgatgaagagacctgtgtagtctcgaaagcttgcaatttgttaccatcttttcgccattaaaaggtatcaaccactgaggactctcaattctaaatattttggacTCTTGAGAACACCCTACTAAAGGGAACACATTGTCAGAGCATCCTGCCCATCAGGGCACAGAGACATGGTGCAAACGCATCCATGTCATTATACATGAAAGTACAGAATAACATGTGCAATGCATTTGTATGTGGCAGTGCAGGGGTCCTCGGACAGCATTGTGCTAATCCATTCCCATGTTCTGTATGTGGGCACAATGGGCACTATTTATTGTCTTCTTGTGTTTCTTTGTTATGGCAGCCATTCAGTTCAACAACCCATAAGCAAATGAATATATAAAGTGACACCCAAGGACTTTCAAGTGTCCTATAGGAGCAACAATACAgagctctaaggctactttcacactagcgtcggcccgttgcagtgcgtcgcgccgacgtaccgacgcatcctgtgacaacgcagcacaacggggacagcggatgcagctttacaatgcatccgctgccccattgtgagttgcggagaggagggggtggagttccggccacgcatgcgcggtcagaaatggcggacacaacgcacaaaaaaagttacatggaacgtttttttattccaacggtccgccacaacacgacgcaaccgttgcaacgtgtggcaatgcgtcgctaatgttagtctatggggaaaaaacgcatcttgcagacAGCTTTGCAGGAAGCGTTTTttctctccaaaacgacgcattgcgacgtgcgtcgtacgacgctagtgtgaaagtagcctaacacggaCTAATCCGCACAGACTCTGTCAGGGGGTCTCCAGCTACCAAGACCTTCTGCTAGACACGATAATATGAGCCACAGAGGTCTAGGGACAATGTGTATATGACAGCTAGCGATGGAAGTGCCAGGTGAATAAGCAgcatcaccactagatggcagtactAGCACAGCAGCCTACACACAACATCATGAAGGCTGTAGCACCAGCAGTGGAGGGAGTAACAAGTGCAAGGGGACTGTCGGCCATGAGGAGCACCAGCAATGATCGGAGTGCCACAAATGTAGCATCACAACTACATCCGGTACTATCAGTATACTTCAAGAGTCAGACACAGCAGCATGATAGGAGTACTAGCAGTGATGGGAGtaccagcagtatacacacacagcaggatgATGGGAGTACTAACAGTGATGGACTTACAGGCAGTGATGGAGTTACAGGCAGTGATGGGAGTAGCAGCAGTGATGGGAGTAGCAGCAGTGATGGGAGTAGGAGTAGTGATGGGAGTAGCAGCAGTGATGGGAGTACCAGTAGTGATGGGAGTAGCAGTAGTGATGGGAGTAGGCCCAGTGATGGGAGTAGCAGTAGTGATGGGAGTAGGCCCAGTGATGGGAGTAGCAGCAGTGATGGGAGTAGCAGCAGTGATGGGAGTAGGAGCAGTGATGGGAGTAGCAGTAGTGATGGGAGTACCAGTAGTGATGGGAGTACCAGCAGTGATGGGAGTAGGAGCAGTGATGGGAGTAGCAGCAGTGATGGGAGTAGCAGTAGTGATGGGAGTAGCAGTAGTGATGGGAGTAGCAGCAGTGATGGGAGTAGGAGCAGTGATGGGAGTAGGAGCAGTGATGGGAGTAGCAGTAGTGATGGGAGTAGCAGCAGTGGAGTAGCAGCAGTGATGGGAGTAGCAGCAGTGATGGGAGTACCAGTAGTGATGGGAGTAGCAGCAGTGATGGGAGTAGCAGCAGTGATGGGAGTAGCAGCAGTGATGGGAGTAGCAGCAGTGATGGGAGTAGCAGCAGTGATGGGAGTAGCAGCAGTGATGGGAATACCAGTAGTGATGGGAGTAGCAGCAGTGATGGGAGTACCAGTAGTGATGGGAGTACCAGTAGTGATGGGAGTAGCAGCAGTGATGGGAGTAGCAGCAGTGATGGGAGTAGGAGTAGTGATGGGAGTAGCAGCAGTGATGGGAGTAGCAGCAGTGATGGGAGTAGCAGTAGTGATGGGAGTAGCAGCAGTGATGAGAGTAGCAGCAGTGATGGGAGTAGGAGCAGTGATGGGAGTAGCAGTAGTGATGGGAGTACCAGTAGTGATGGGAGTACCAGTAGTGATGGGAGTAGGCGCAGTGATGGGAGTAGCAGCAGTGATGGGAGTAGCAGTAGTGATGGGAGTAGCAGTAGTGATGGGAGTAGCAGCAGTGATGGGAGTAGGAGCAGTGATGGGAGTAGCAGTAGTGATGGGAGTAGCAGCAGTGGAGTAGCAGCAGTGATGGGAGTAGCAGCAGTGATGGGAGTAGCAGCAGTGATGGGAGTAGCAGCAGTGATGGGAGTAGCAGCAGTGATGGGAGTAGCAGCAGTGATGGGAGTAGGAGCAGTGATGGGAGTAGCAGTAGTGATGGGAGTAGCAGTAGTGATGGGAGTAGCAGTAGTGATGGGAGTAGCAGCAGTGATGGGAGTAGGAGCAGTGATGGGAGTAGGAGCAGTGATGGGAGTAGCAGCAGTGATGGGAGTAGCAGTAGTGATGGGAGTGGGAGCAGTGATGGGAGTAGCAGTAGTGATGGGAGTAGCAGCAGTGATGGGAGTAGCAGCAGTGATGGGAGTAGCAGCAGTGATGGGAGTAGGAGCAGTGATGGGAGTAGGAGCAGTGATGGGAGTAGCAGTAGTGATGGGAGTAGCAGTAGTGATGGGAGTAGCAGCAGTGATGGGAGTAGGAGCAGTGATGGGAGTAGCAGTAGTGATGGGAGTAGCAGCAGTGGAGTAGCAGCAGTGATGGGAGTAGCAGCAGTGATGGGAGTAGCAGCAGTGATGGGAGTAGCAGCAGTGATGGGAGTAGCAGCAGTGATGGGAGTAGCAGCAGTGATGGGAGTAGGAGCAGTGATGGGAGTAGCAGTAGTGATGGGAGTAGCAGTAGTGATGGGAGTAGCAGTAGTGATGGGAGTAGCAGCAGTGATGGGAGTAGGAGCAGTGATGGGAGTAGGAGCAGTGATGGGAGTAGCAGCAGTGATGGGAGTAGCAGTAGTGATGGGAGTGGGAGCAGTGATGGGAGTAGCAGTAGTGATGGGAGTAGCAGCAGTGATGGGAGTAGCAGCAGTGATGGGAGTAGCAGCAGTGATGGGAGTAGGAGCAGTGATGGGAGTAGCAGCAGTGATGGGAGTAGCAGCAGTGATGGGAGTAGGAGCAGTGATGGGAGTAGGAGCAGTGATGGGAGTAGCAGTAGTGATGGGAGTAGCAGCAGTGATGGGAATACCAGTAGTGATGGGAGTAGCAGCAGTGATGGGAGTACCAGTAGTGATGGGAGTAGCAGCAGTGATGGGAATACCAGTAGTGATGGGAGTAGCAGCAGTGATGGGAGTAGCAGCAGTGATGGGAGTAGCAGCAGTGATGGGAGTAGCAGCAGTGATGGGAATACCAGTAGTGATGGGAGTAGCAGCAGTGATGGGAGTAGCAGCAGTGATGGGAGTAGCAGCAGTGATGGGAATACCAGTAGTGATGGGAGTAGCAGCAGTGATGGGAGTAGCAGCAGTGATGGGAGTACCAGTAGTGATGGGAGTAGCAGCAGTGATGGGAGTAGCAGCAGTGATGGGAGTACCAGTAGTGATGGGAGTAGCAGCAGTGATGGGAATACTAGTAGTGATGGGAGTAGCAGCAGTGATGGGAGTACCAGTAGTGATGGGAGTAGCAGCAGTGATGGGAATACCAGTAGTGATGGGAGTAGCAGCAGTGATGGGAGTAGCAGCAGTGATGGGAATACCAGTAGTGATGGGAGTAGCAGCAGTGATGGGAGTAGCAGCAGTGATGGGAATACCAGTAGTGATGGGAGTAGCAGCAGTGATGGGAGTACCAGTAGTGATGGGAGTAGCAGCAGTGATGGGAATACCAGTAGTGATGGGAGTAGCAGCAGTCAGCCGGCAGGGGGCGCTCACCTGCGCAGCATGGCGTAGTTCTGCCGCTTGTAGTAGTCCAGCAGCAGCGCCGTCCTCTCCCTGCACCTCCTGCCGTCCACCTCGAAGTCCTCACTCTGCAGGGCGCTGCTCATCCTCTCGGCCACCGCCGCCCACACCTGGCCGAACTCCCGCACCCAGAACGGGTTGTGGTGGATGACCTCCCGCAGCAGGAGGATGTCATGGTGCGCTGCGAACCGAATGTGCCGCTTCCGCGTGGAGCCGGGAGGAGAATAAGCCCCGAAATCCGCCCGCACTACGAACAGAACACCCCGTTATTATACTGATGGTCACGTGATTAGACAAGACAGACAATGCGGGCAGTAGTGTCTGTCACCCGGTAATGGCGCCTGTGCCCCGTCCCTCTCACCTGCGCTGCTCTGCACCGGTCCCTGAGACTCCATCCTGTGACCTCGGCTCCCCCACTACGGCCGCACAGGAAGCGAACCCGCCTGGCACTGGTCATGTCCTCCGCCAGCCACTAGGGGCGGCAGAGAGCAGGAGCAGAGTCAATGTGAATACGCCGCCTCCTCCAGGTCACGGTGGTCGTGGTGCAGTGGGGGGCTCATTCTTGGGTGGGGACAGGTATTATATCCCTGTTACTCCTATCGTTGCCTTATCTGGAGTCTTTtttcccaggccatggagatgggtTTTACAGGACCCTAATATGCACTGGAGGGGATTCAGAAAGGGGGGATACATGTGCAGAATTTGTTACCACTGTAAATCAGTGATGTGTGACTATAGCCTacagaaaatgtaaacatttttgcacaaaaaaacattttgacatGTTTTACGATAGGTTCACACAGTAAAAAGATTTTATGCAGGATACGGATCCATCACATGGCGCACTGCGCCCGCGGACCACTGTCTATGACAGGGGCCATTGGATTTCCAATATTTTATCGGAAATAAAAGTGTAGCACTCAGTGCTGTTACTTACACTTGCTACACGCTACATTAGGGCCTCCTTTTCTGCCACCATCGGGGGCTTGTATACACAGCCAGACCCCACAAAATGAGCACGAGTCACTACATCAACTGGTAATAGCAGTAATGTGAGGTGCAACAATATGAAAACATGACTTAGAATCTCATTATAATTAGGAGCCACAAAGACTACGACGCTCAGAAATGACAAGCCACGGAAAAGCACACAAATCTGCCCTCAGGGGTGTGAGGCGACACGGGGATGAGAGGGAATGGGAGGTTACACCAGCACTTACTGATGAGAATCCAGCCAACACCCTGGATTTACATCACAAGACAAAAATTGGAACCATCTCTCACCCACTTTCGTATCTGGAGTGATATACGAGGCCTCCTTTTTTCACCAAGGGGGGCACCTGGATAGTCACATGCCCCATCAGACCCTGTAGGAGTTGTTTGTAGCCCTATAGACCCCAATCACTTCCACTCTTACAAGGGCCGTCCACATCTGACCCTATACATAGCTTACCCTACATGTTCCTACTGGTTTCCGACACGTTTCCTCCAATATGGAGTCATCAGGGTTGTCTCCAATGGTAGAAGGGTGCCTGAATGGCTGGTTTGCTAGAGCCACAAATAGTTAGCAAATAGGCCGAGTCCTGTTTTCTTACCTTGGGCCTTTGTACAAGTCCTTCCATCCATCATTCGTTTCCATCATTAAAATGTCCAGAAATGGTAGATGGTCAATATCAGTCCCAGTGTgctaccattaaagggaatctgtcaccccaaaaatcgtatataatCTGCAGCCACtggcataaggggcttatctacagcattctgtaatgctgtagataagcccccgatgtaacctgaaaggtaagaaaaagaggttatattatactcacccaggggcggtcctgctgcggtccggtccggtgggcgtcgcggtccggtccagggcctcccatcttcataggatgacgtcctcttcttgtcttctggcCGCGGTTACGGCGCagacgtactgatttgccctgctgagggtagagcaaagtattgcagtgcgcaggcgctgagcctctctgacctttcccgacacctgcgcactgcagtactttgctctgccctcaacagggcaaatcagtatgtctgcgccagagccgcggcaagaagacaagaagaggacgtcatcgtaagaagatgggaggccccggacagcgacgcctatcggaccggaccgcccctgggtgagtataatgtaacctgttacagaatgctgtagataagcccctgatgccggtggccttagctcatatacgatttttggggtgacagattccctttaagatctccCACAAATGCGAAGAACTCCAAAGATTTACATTTTTCACTTGTGATATAATTACAGTGTGTTGGTAAAATGACTATCAATAGGTGTTGGCATAACCTGCCATTTTGTAATATCCTCATATCCCACCATTGattttgtgtgtatttatgtgaCTACATATTTTTGAGTATTGTAGTCTTCGTGGCTCCTTTTTTGGTGAGATTATTTTAATACTGTTAAGCCTCACACTATCATCTACCATCAGAGACTTCTGAaacccagagaaatgcatccgtggACTATAAGAATATATGAGAGTCTCGAGCCTAGTCCAGCGCTGCCCGTGCCCGGCTTCTCCCTGCTGATGTACACATGGAAGACACCTATCAATCAACTAGAACGATGCCGGTGAAGACGGCCAATGGTGACACCGGATTAGTCTCATCTACTTCTATAGTCCttactatgttttctctgaagtgctgcagaatataccTGGTTGCAATGGTGCATTCTGGTTTTGATTACTGCTGCCCGTGGTATGGACAGCATGGATCGACTGACAGGTTTACGTAAATGCACAGGTAGTCATCACATAATGCTCCAGGACAGTCCCAGGGGCTACAGCAGCCGACCGGAGGGTCAGACCCACGGGTATGCGGTACAGAAATGCAAAGACAA is a window encoding:
- the LOC138664977 gene encoding uncharacterized protein isoform X2, producing MESQGPVQSSAVRADFGAYSPPGSTRKRHIRFAAHHDILLLREVIHHNPFWVREFGQVWAAVAERMSSALQSEDFEVDGRRCRERTALLLDYYKRQNYAMLRRGGTEAMYMEKEDLLQKILELESEKREVGSDPRHRDPIRETMCVTVTEETLRRAQEEASIPPVVESKPEDNNVGERAGPQYGKYDSDMKIG